In Silene latifolia isolate original U9 population chromosome 3, ASM4854445v1, whole genome shotgun sequence, a single window of DNA contains:
- the LOC141649047 gene encoding protein FAR1-RELATED SEQUENCE 5-like: MESNRWLKYVFAIRQKWIPAYFRDLPLGCLLRTTQRSESSNSYFKRFESHFGTLVEFWMRYNSAIEQQRHTQRRMDNANEHSMLEKVGPMKVEMHASLVYTHPIFGDFQNEVKHAICSMGVGGLTTVGAVEYHDVRDGLKHRSFRVEFNTKTNESKCACKLFERHGIVCRHILWVWNGRQVHRIPDPYVLARWTKKSYRPVVRDENGKVIEEIDEADIKKAEMSKVNITDQSTKTKNQEIEALLGITASNDIDLRPPNKAKNKGSGKRLRSSKEKAKTKQQKRKRRCGNLQEVGEPQQENLYSSISLKVPLR; the protein is encoded by the exons ATGGAAAGCAACCGGTGGTTGAAGTATGTCTTTGCAATCAGACAAAAGTGGATACCGGCATACTTTCGGGATCTGCCTCTAGGTTGTTTGTTGCGAACAACCCAGAGATCCGAAAGTTCAAACAGCTATTTCAAGCGGTTTGAAAGCCATTTTGGAACCCTCGTCGAGTTTTGGATGAGGTACAATTCCGCAATAGAGCAGCAAAGGCATACACAAAGGAGGATGGATAATGCCAATGAGCATAGTATGCTCGAGAAAGTAGGGCCGATGAAG gTGGAGATGCATGCCTCACTTGTCTACACCCATCCTATCTTTGGGGACTTTCAGAATGAAGTCAAACATGCCATATGCAGCATGGGGGTGGGGGGTTTGACAACAGTAGGGGCGGTGGAGTATCATGACGTTCGTGATGGACTCAAGCACAGGAGCTTCCGAGTTGAATTTAACACCAAAACTAACGAGAGCAAATGTGCATGTAAGCTGTTTGAGAGGCATGGCATTGTTTGTCGCCATATACTTtgggtgtggaatggtaggcAGGTCCACAGGATACCTGACCCTTATGTCCttgctcgatggacaaagaaatcATACAGGCCAGTTGTCCgagatgaaaatggaaaggtgatagaagagattgatgaggctgacatcaagaaagctgagatgtcaaag GTGAACATCACAGACCAATCAACCAAGACTAAAAACCAGGAAATCGAGGCTCTTCTAGGCATCACAGCTTCAAATGACATTGACCTTCGACCGccaaacaaggccaagaataagggCAGTGGCAAAAGATTAAGGTCCTCCAAAGAAAAGGCCAAAACCAAGCAACAAAAGAGGAAGCGAAGATGCGGTAATCTGCAAGAAGTGGGTGAACCACAACAAGAGAACTTGTACTCTTCCATTTCTTTGAAAGTCCCCCTTCGATGA